A single genomic interval of Buchnera aphidicola (Symydobius americanus) harbors:
- the rsmA gene encoding 16S rRNA (adenine(1518)-N(6)/adenine(1519)-N(6))-dimethyltransferase RsmA translates to MYFFISKEYIPKKRFGQNFLYDRKIINQIMNVIFPRSRELFIEIGPGFGSLTKPMCNIVEQLIVVELDKDLLHFLKQNNFYNKLQIFLQDINTFNFKKIFKEKKILLRIFGNLPYNISVKFLLYSIQFSEYFFDLNIMLQKEVSKRLLASIGSKEYGRLSIILQCYYDIFFCFEILPKSFFPIPKVKSHFIRIKPKVFPLYPINQCDHLRLITWLAFQKRRKMIRNSLSSIFTENMLINLGINPCLRAENLSVYQYCKLAYFFNKYL, encoded by the coding sequence ATGTATTTTTTTATTTCTAAAGAATATATACCAAAAAAACGTTTTGGTCAAAATTTTTTATATGATAGAAAGATAATTAATCAAATTATGAATGTTATTTTTCCTCGTTCTAGAGAATTATTTATCGAAATTGGACCAGGTTTTGGTTCTTTAACAAAACCTATGTGTAATATTGTGGAGCAATTGATTGTAGTAGAATTAGATAAAGATTTGTTACATTTTTTAAAACAGAATAATTTTTATAATAAATTACAAATATTTTTACAAGATATAAATACATTTAATTTTAAGAAAATTTTTAAAGAGAAAAAAATTTTATTGCGTATTTTTGGAAACTTGCCATATAACATTTCTGTAAAATTTTTATTGTATTCGATTCAATTTTCAGAATATTTTTTTGATTTAAATATTATGCTTCAAAAGGAAGTTTCGAAACGTTTATTAGCTTCTATAGGATCAAAGGAATATGGGAGGTTATCTATCATTTTACAATGTTATTATGATATTTTTTTTTGTTTTGAAATTCTTCCAAAATCATTTTTTCCTATTCCAAAAGTAAAATCACATTTTATTAGAATAAAACCTAAAGTTTTTCCATTATATCCAATTAACCAATGTGATCATTTACGATTGATTACATGGTTAGCCTTTCAAAAAAGAAGAAAGATGATACGAAATAGTTTATCAAGTATTTTTACTGAAAATATGTTGATAAATTTAGGAATTAATCCTTGCTTACGAGCAGAGAATTTATCAGTATATCAATATTGTAAATTAGCTTATTTTTTTAATAAATATCTTTAA
- a CDS encoding DedA family protein, protein MNNIMKDWLQYIVTQSISHALIIVFLVTFLESLALIGLILPGIVFMTTLGALIGNDQLPIHPAWIIGMIGCLLGDYLSYYVGWKCKNWIKKINLINKNILLFNKIKQTLYQYGMFTIFFGKFIGPMRPLVPMIAGMIKLPIKKFILPSLIGSFFWPLIYFLPGIITGIIIKHPGYKKNNSIKWILISLLIFIWINCWLIWSCWNNKKKYKLFEKISKKKLILLAITNLIISMIGLFYIKKYMNHIMIIKEILMKIFYF, encoded by the coding sequence ATGAACAATATTATGAAAGACTGGTTGCAATATATAGTTACACAATCTATATCACATGCTTTAATAATAGTTTTTTTAGTAACATTTCTAGAATCATTAGCATTAATAGGATTAATTTTACCTGGTATTGTATTTATGACAACATTAGGCGCTCTTATAGGAAATGACCAACTTCCAATTCATCCTGCTTGGATTATTGGAATGATAGGATGCTTATTAGGAGATTATTTATCCTATTATGTAGGATGGAAATGTAAAAACTGGATAAAAAAAATAAATTTAATTAATAAAAATATTTTATTATTTAATAAAATTAAACAAACTTTATATCAATATGGTATGTTTACTATATTTTTTGGGAAATTCATTGGACCAATGAGACCATTAGTGCCAATGATTGCCGGAATGATAAAACTACCAATTAAAAAATTTATACTACCTAGTTTAATTGGATCTTTTTTTTGGCCATTAATATATTTCCTTCCAGGAATAATTACTGGAATAATTATTAAACACCCTGGTTATAAAAAGAATAATTCCATTAAATGGATTTTAATAAGTTTATTAATTTTTATTTGGATAAATTGTTGGTTAATATGGTCGTGCTGGAATAATAAAAAAAAATATAAATTATTTGAAAAAATATCCAAAAAAAAACTAATATTATTGGCAATAACTAACTTAATCATTAGTATGATAGGATTGTTTTACATAAAAAAATACATGAACCATATCATGATCATTAAAGAAATTTTGATGAAAATATTTTATTTTTAG
- the glyQ gene encoding glycine--tRNA ligase subunit alpha: protein MKIKKTYTCCNLISDLKKFWSKRGSIIVEPLDISVGAGTFHYCTFLRSIGPEPLNMAYVQNSRRPTDGRYGNNPNRLQQYYQFQVIIKPAPENIQNLYLQSLKKINLDIKKNDIRFVEDNWENPTLGAWGIGWEIWLNGMEITQFTYFQKIGGIECEPISVEITYGIERIAMNIQNVNNVYDVIWDQNKIYQMTYKELFYQNELEHSLYNFQYSNTQSILNLFEQYLLESNRLISFKQPLILPAYENILKAIHNFNLLDARQILGNIERKKYIFKIRSTAISIAKCYYEFRKNKGFPLLLNGKK from the coding sequence ATGAAAATAAAAAAAACATACACATGTTGTAATTTAATTTCAGATTTAAAAAAATTCTGGTCAAAAAGAGGATCTATTATAGTAGAACCACTAGACATATCTGTAGGAGCGGGAACATTTCATTATTGTACTTTTCTACGTTCTATTGGACCCGAACCATTAAATATGGCATATGTACAAAACTCAAGAAGACCAACTGATGGAAGATATGGGAATAATCCTAATAGATTACAACAATATTATCAATTTCAGGTAATCATAAAACCAGCTCCCGAAAATATCCAAAATTTATATTTACAGTCATTAAAAAAAATAAACTTAGATATTAAAAAAAATGATATCCGTTTTGTAGAAGATAATTGGGAAAACCCTACTTTAGGAGCTTGGGGAATTGGTTGGGAAATATGGTTAAATGGAATGGAAATTACACAATTTACTTACTTTCAAAAAATTGGAGGAATAGAATGTGAACCAATTAGTGTAGAAATAACATATGGTATTGAAAGAATAGCAATGAATATTCAAAATGTAAATAATGTTTATGATGTAATTTGGGATCAAAATAAAATATATCAAATGACCTATAAAGAGTTATTTTACCAAAACGAATTAGAACATTCTTTATATAACTTTCAATATTCAAATACACAATCTATATTAAATTTATTTGAACAATATTTACTAGAATCTAATAGATTAATTTCATTTAAACAACCATTAATTTTACCCGCGTATGAAAATATTTTAAAAGCTATACATAATTTTAATTTATTAGATGCAAGGCAAATTTTAGGAAACATTGAAAGAAAAAAATATATTTTTAAAATACGGTCAACAGCAATAAGCATTGCAAAATGTTATTATGAATTTAGAAAAAATAAAGGATTTCCATTATTATTAAATGGTAAAAAATAG
- the rplY gene encoding 50S ribosomal protein L25, giving the protein MFLIHGIKRIKTGKSASRQLRRISNQIPSIIYGIKKPEIYISLNHDEIFNMQKHPDFYSSKITIKIQDINYLVSIKNIQYHCFKSRLLHIDFLHL; this is encoded by the coding sequence ATGTTTTTAATACATGGTATTAAACGTATAAAAACAGGGAAAAGTGCTAGTAGACAGTTAAGAAGAATAAGTAATCAGATTCCGAGTATTATTTATGGTATTAAAAAACCAGAAATATATATTTCGTTAAATCATGATGAGATTTTTAATATGCAAAAACATCCTGATTTTTATTCTAGTAAAATTACTATTAAAATTCAGGATATTAATTATTTAGTTTCTATTAAGAATATTCAATATCATTGTTTTAAATCAAGATTATTACATATTGATTTTTTACATTTATAA